The following proteins are encoded in a genomic region of Oryza brachyantha chromosome 11, ObraRS2, whole genome shotgun sequence:
- the LOC102703157 gene encoding uncharacterized protein LOC102703157 — protein MASTTASGNGGVLPTHTNTTTAAPFRTHKDLEAARRQRRRRCLCCCLLATLVVLLLLAITLVVLFLTVLRVRDPTTRLVSTRLIGVAPRLSFPAASIQLNVTLLVTVAVHNPNPASFAYASGGHTDLTYRGAHVGDAEIDPGRIPSRGDGTVQLALTLQADRFAGDLTQLIGDVMAGSVPLDASTRIPGRVAIFGVFKRHAVAYSDCHFVFGVAEMGVRSQQCSDRTKL, from the coding sequence AtggcctccaccaccgcctccggcaacggcggcgtcCTCCCCACCCACACCAAcaccaccacggcggcgccctTCCGAACCCACAAAGACTTGGAGGCCGCcaggaggcagcggcggcggcgctgcctgTGCTGCTGCCTGCTGGCCACCCTGGTagtgctcctcctcctggccATCACCCTCGTCGTCCTCTTCCTCACCGTGCTCCGCGTGCGCGACCCCACCACCCGCCTCGTCTCCACCCGCCTCATCGGCGTCGCCCCGCGCCTCTCCTTCCCGGCGGCCTCCATCCAGCTCAACGTCACGCTGCTCGTCACCGTGGCCGTGCACAACCCCAACCCGGCGTCCTTCGCCTACGCCTCGGGGGGCCACACCGACCTCACCTACAGGGGCGCccacgtcggcgacgccgagATCGACCCCGGCCGCATCCCCagccgcggcgacggcacggtgCAGTTGGCTCTCACGCTGCAGGCCGACCGGTTCGCGGGGGACCTGACGCAGCTCATCGGCGACGTGATGGCCGGGTCGGTGCCGCTGGACGCCAGCACCCGGATCCCCGGGAGGGTGGCCATCTTTGGGGTTTTCAAGCGGCACGCCGTGGCCTACTCCGACTGCCATTTCGTGTTCGGCGTGGCGGAGATGGGCGTGCGGAGCCAGCAGTGCAGCGACCGGACCAAGCTCTAG
- the LOC102715704 gene encoding treacle protein-like, translating to MASVTPGVLLKLLQAMHTDDRVAGDHRSPVLQVTAVVPALTASTADSLWPPNGFLLQLSDGLHSTYVQLPADEADALVSARPQLVGHLVHLDRLRFARPVPRALGIRPVPSSRSVSFVGTPEPLVARPAACSRGYVIQPGSHSDAAPPLMPSGSGNVGQSDATDAVKRTVVAPKNVPEAAALPASSAAKRRFSSPAPSKQRDPSPALKGASRPSSPSVKGASRPSSPAVRGTSRATSPAPSKCVVPSLAAAKEENRRTAREPAIVVPSRYRQPSPVGGRKGAASPAPGGRRASLSPSSRRLSGEGSSKKKVAGISKMTDLTNGSAVKPGRKSWDNTSTAAAAGSVMKSKVKVDKDTILRTQEAMARRLSDVTTELSSNDGDSSVDEKPKPRKKTESTSVKTKAAAPKIVLHDPKWTDGTISLDGVSDVLSKMGKEASERRHAAAIAAVDALQEALITESVIRNLSKFSELSSASKTSNPLPTVDIFLAIYEDTLKWKKISESIATSGTETVLWENSTTHWVEAALATDLEVLKLMNRAPESFSRKRGADKPKVLSVVEPPKTTLSKRQSHGAPAKVQSKVSPSPTAACTWNKTQGVNETADLATTLCREMHTWFLKFVDEAMDLGFHLFEDQNIASRGKQSSHITMVLSQFKKISDWLDGVGKIAEEATTKDKVEQLKCKIYGFVINHMGSAFESSVSVSSRS from the exons atggccTCGGTCACGCCGGGGGTGCTGCTCAAGCTTCTGCAGGCCATGCACACCGACgaccgcgtcgccggcgaccaccGCTCCCCGGTCCTCCaggtcaccgccgtcgtccccgccctcaccgcctccaccgcggACTCCCTCTGGCCCCCCAACGgcttcctcctccagctcTCCGACGGCCTCCACTCCACCTACGTCCAGCTCCCCGCCGACGAAGCCGACGCCCTCGTCTCCGCGCGCCCGCAGCTCGTCGGCCACCTCGTCCACCTCGACCGCCTCCGCTTCGCCCGCCCGGTGCCCCGCGCGCTCGGGATCCGCCCCGTGCCCTCCTCCCGCAGCGTCTCCTTCGTCGGCACCCCGGAGCCGCTCGTCGCTCGCCCGGCCGCCTGCTCCCGCGGCTACGTCATCCAGCCTGGCTCGCACtccgacgccgcgccgccgctcatgCCATCCGGTTCCGGCAATGTGGGGCAGTCCGACGCGACGGATGCCGTCAAGAGGACGGTTGTTGCTCCCAAGAACGTTCCAGAGGCTGCGGCGCTCCCGGCCAGCTCGGCCGCCAAGCGCCGcttctcctcgccggcgccgtccaaGCAGCGCGATCCATCGCCTGCGCTGAAGGGCGCGTCACGGCCTTCGTCTCCCTCGGTGAAGGGCGCCTCCCGACCATCATCGCCTGCAGTCAGGGGCACGTCCAGGGCAACATCACCTGCACCATCCAAATGCGTGGTGCCTAGTCTTGCCGCAGCTAAGGAGGAGAACCGCCGCACAGCGAGGGAGCCGGCGATCGTCGTGCCATCAAGGTACAGGCAGCCGTCACCCGTAGGAGGGAGGAAAGGGgcggcgtcgcccgcgccagGAGGGAGGCGCGCGTCACTGTCGCCAAGTTCACGGCGGTTGTCCGGGGAAGGTAGCAGCAAGAAGAAGGTGGCTGGTATCTCCAAAATGACAGATTTGACGAATGGATCCGCAGTTAAGCCGGGGAGGAAGAGCTGGGACAATACCTCAACAGCAGCGGCGGCTGGCTCTGTGATGAAATCGAAGGTCAAGGTGGATAAGGATACTATTCTGAGGACACAG GAAGCAATGGCTCGGCGACTAAGTGATGTTACAACAGAACTATCCAGTAATGATGGAGATTCATCTGTAGATGAGAAGCCAAAGCCACGGAAGAAGACAGAGTCTACATCAGTAAAGACGAAAGCCGCGGCTCCAAAAATTGTGCTTCATGATCCGAAATGGACCGATGGAACCATTTCATTAGATGGAGTTTCTGATGTACTGTCAAAGATGGGGAAG GAAGCCAGTGAACGAAGACATGCAGCAGCAATTGCTGCAGTTGATGCTCTGCAGGAGGCATTGATCACTGAATCTGTTATCAGGAACCTAAG TAAATTTTCTGAACTTTCTTCAGCATCGAAAACCTCCAATCCCCTTCCGACAGTAGACATTTTCCTTGCTATCTATGAAGATACTCTCAAGTGGAAGAAAATTTCTGAGTCTATTGCCACCAGTGGAACTGAAACTGTATTGTGGGAGAACTCAACTACCCATTGGGTTGAAGCAGCATTGGCAACTGATCTTGAAGTCCTAAAGTTAATGAATAGGGCACCTGAATCATTCTCTCGGAAGAGAGGTGCTGATAAGCCAAAGGTTCTCTCGGTGGTGGAACCTCCAAAAACAACCCTGTCCAAGAGGCAGTCACATGGAGCTCCTGCAAAGGTCCAGTCAAAGGTCTCACCAAGCCCTACAGCAGCCTGCACATGGaataaaactcagggcgtgaacGAGACGGCTGATCTTGCCACGACCTTGTGCCGTGAGATGCATACGTGGTTCCTGAAATTTGTGGACGAGGCAATGGATTTGGGTTTCCACCTGTTTGAAGATCAAAATATTGCAAGTAGGGGAAAGCAGAGCAGCCACATAACAATGGTACTGTCCCAGTTCAAGAAGATCAGTGACTGGTTGGATGGAGTAGGCAAGATTGCTGAAGAGGCGACAACCAAGGATAAGGTTGAGCAGTTGAAGTGCAAGATTTACGGGTTTGTCATCAATCACATGGGGTCTGCATTTGAGAGCTCGGTCTCAGTTTCATCAAGAAGTTGA
- the LOC121055776 gene encoding protein LURP-one-related 8-like: MAAKVHPNVAVPEPPCISAGIVSQQQDQDQPPVVLTVWRKSLLFNCHGFTVFDAKGNLAFRVDCYDASSSTTSRRPKLVLMDVAGNPLLTIRRKRLSLSLSDTWVIYDGDGKGASTPLLSVRRQLRGLRASKALAHVTPLSSSLPRPEAYVVEGSYGRRACAVRDARGDAVAEVRRKESVGDDVFRLVAEPRLGAPLAMAIVIAIDEMFRGGSSILRRTCSA; encoded by the coding sequence ATGGCCGCCAAGGTGCACCCCAACGTCGCCGTGCCAGAGCCTCCCTGCATTAGCGCCGGCATCGTTTCCCAACAACAAGATCAAGATCAGCCGCCGGTGGTGCTCACGGTGTGGCGCAAGTCGCTGCTCTTCAACTGCCACGGCTTCACCGTCTTCGACGCCAAGGGCAACCTCGCCTTCCGCGTCGACTGCTacgacgcctcctcctccaccacgtCCAGGCGCCCCAAGCTCGTCCTCATGGACGTCGCCGGCAACCCACTCCTCACCATCCGCCGCAAGAGGCTCAGCCTCAGCCTGTCCGACACCTGGGTCATctacgacggcgacggcaagggGGCCTCCACGCCGCTCCTCTCCGTCCGCCGCCAGCTCCGCGGCCTCCGCGCCTCCAAGGCGCTCGCGCACGTCAcgccgctctcctcctccctgccgCGGCCCGAGGCCTACGTGGTGGAGGGCTCCTACGGGCGCCGGGCCTGCGCGGTGCGCGACGCGCGCGGGGACGCCGTGGCGGAGGTCAGGCGGAAGGAATCGGTCGGGGACGACGTGTTCCGCCTGGTGGCGGAGCCACGCCTCGGCGCGCCGCTCGCCATGGCCATCGTCATCGCCATCGACGAGATGTTCCGCGGCGGCAGCTCGATTCTGCGGAGGACATGCTCCGCCTAG